In Panicum virgatum strain AP13 chromosome 5K, P.virgatum_v5, whole genome shotgun sequence, the genomic window CACaacattgataaataatatttacaaaatcaaaaataaatatttgctaCATCAAAACAATATGTATACAAAAGACTCTGACATCTGGTTTGATGATGAAAAAATTCCCACCGCAAATAACATCATGTTTCATGCAACATCCACTATGGAACATAAAAAGACAATAGTTGCATTATCGGCGTAGCATTACCGTAAAAAGTTTGCAAAGGTACCAACTAGGAGCTGAAAATATACGTCCCAACTACTAAAGAAAAGGAGCCGAGAGAAAGCAATCACTAATTATCTGCAAAAGCGAGTGGCGGCCAATTTGGATGGTCCATCGGGATCAGCTCGCTCCTCCATGTAACACCATCGTCGTGACCTAAAAAATTGGCTGATGGAGAGCTCCGACAAGACTAGTTAGCTGAAAATGGTTGCTCCTAATTCATAAGTGGTAACCCATGTCAGCCGTGGCATCACCTTCCCTTGACTTCGTTTACTCTTGGTTGCATGCGCCAAGCGCATGGATTCAGTTGGCCGCTAGTGGCACACAGGCAGCGTCTAGATTCCATGGACTGAGGAGGCACGGATGGCGCACAAGCACTAGGCAGTAGCTGGCTAGGGGACATGGGCGCCTGGTCAAACCTTGTTGGTCCCAGGCTCCAGCACTCCAGCTGGCTTAGCTGAGCTGGACGGAGGAGCTGGGGCATCTCCCTCCTTCATGTGCCTGGAGGGAGGCCGAGTCGGACGCCAGCGGCTAGCGTGACAACTCGGAGCCAGCATACTACGCCGCAGCAGAAATTCATGGGCGCCAGGCTGGTCGTCGCGTGGGCGCCATGTGCCACGGCCGCATCCCCCCGGCGCCAGGATGGACGCCCCGGCCGGCAACGCCCTGCCTCGTCTCACAATCTCATAGGAGTATGCCATTGCCATGTGGTGATGTGGAATGTACTGTGACGTCCGGATTCACCCAAACGAAACGACGCCGCGAGCTCTCGTCGATGAGACCCACCGGCCTTCCTCCTGggcccgccgacgccgccgccggcagctctGCGAAACGGATGGCCGGGACGGGGATCGAgaagcgaggcggcggcgagtgaCGCCGCCGCATTGATGCCCGCCGGGATGACCAGCGACGAGTGCCGAGCGCGTCCGGCGTCTCCTGCCGTCTCGCCGCGCTCATGACTAGGGCAGTTGATAAGGAGCCGCCGATGATGACCATCGCGTGTGCCGGCAGGGAACGTGCGCGCGGACTCTGTGGTCCACGGCTCTGGGATTGGGAGTCTGGGAATCTGCTGGGTTGAGTAGGAGACGGGGAGTGGGCGTGTCGCTGGCCAAGTGTGAGTCCAGCGCTGTAGCATGTGGGGAAGCCGCAACGGCcgcgcggcagcagcggccATGTTCCGCGTCTTTGTGCGCACGTGCTCTCGACCAAGCGGCGCTCGCAGAACGTGCGACGGCAGCTGCGCAGGTCGCAGGCGGATGGTTTCCATTGCGAGCCCAACACCAGAAGCGACAACGATCGATCAGGAGGAGAGGAGATCTAGTCGGTCTGAATAACTTGTCTTCCTCTCCGGGACCGTGAAAGAAGTGGTGGCTTCACAACAAAAAAGGGGGCCCAATGCTCCAGAGCCCAATGTACTCACGGCCCATGTCCTATGTTCCAAATCTCTAATCAAGTAACTCAAGTTTATGGGGAAAAAACAGACCAACATCTACAACATGAGACAATTTTTATTGAAATCACGATAAAATATACCTTGTTAGTGCATTTAGTTAGTACTGTAGATATAAGtgtatttttctataaactcttataaagtaaaaaaaaaatttagaacaAAACTAAATGAAGtacaatttgaaatggaggcaGTATGTAATGATCCTtaacaaagaagaaaaaatgacCAAGCTTTTGGAGATGCCTAACAAGTTTCATATAAGGAAGCGATGTACAAATTTACAACTGTGGGACTTCACGAACTGGACGTCTACAGCTGAAAACATGCAACACAAGATTATTCACTTATTTACCCCTTTGCATAGGGGTTAtggcagccccccccccccccccccccccccctttctaCAGCTTATCATACATTTTCGCCAGGGAGTGCTGGGGAAACGAAACAGGAGTTCCGCACCAGCATGGATCACCAGATTACAGCTTCGACATGGGACGGCTCAAAGTTGCTTCAATAGTTCCGTGCGGTTCATCCGTCGGCAAGTacacatcatcagcaaactgTCAAAAACAGATGCATGTTTCAGTTTAAGCAAATAAGATATGAAACTGAAGAACGCCCAACATAACAGCTTGCTGAAATATGTGTAATTCATAAACTGAAATATTTTGGCTCGTAATATCGTGGCACAAGCATTAATTTGACTGGCAGGAGTCTAAAAAGGGTTGTAGGATTACAGCAGCATAATCAATTTGGCAAAATTCCTACTGTTTAGCTCCATATTGTGTTTGGATGGGTTTTGAAATAGAGCAGAAGAATTCGTATGAACTGCAACTGGGATGGCACGTTCTACTCTGTAGAGTAATTCAATAGGCAGAGAGGATGCAATAAACAGTGATGCCTTATACAGTAGATGTCTGTCTTACCTTCATCAATGGATTTTCTTTGCTCCCCAAGTTGACAGGCAGAAAGTGAAGATTTGGCATTCTAAGCTGAATTGATGATATGTCTGGGAACCTTTAAAGTGCGCATGGATATTCAGTTCCACTCATCAAAAGAAAATCGTGTACATATTTAAGGGCTGAAAACAAGAGATAACCAAATGAGAGTTACATACCTCGTAAGAACTTCTTTGGCCATGAGGTATAGTGTATTCTGTACAGATgggctatacacaccaacaTCAGGGGGACCAAAGAACGTCTCTGAAAGAACTTTCTTTACATCCTGGTATCTTTGTGTAAAGCAGAAAGGCTTTGATGGGAGCTGCGAAATATGTTCAAAAGGATACCTGGATACAAAAAATAAAAGCTGAACAGTGAACACCATGATAAATAACTGGATAAGCCCTGCCTCAGTCTTGAttttttgcaaaggagaaaattaTGAATTGTAGCATGAGATCCTATCAGCTTGGATTCCCAAAAGTAGGTAATGGCTACAATCTTAACAACAATAATTGCTTGACAAGGACATGGTGAGGATTGTTTGTCAACTGTATGTAGAGCCAACAATTTATAAATTTAAAGATGGTCTCAGAACTgactattttatttttgtttttgaatattCACAATTATTAATGAAGGAAAGAGAGGCACCTCCACCAAGCAGTTACGTCTGTTGCCACTATCCTTTCTCTTGTATCAGGCAGAAGTCTATAGCGATCCATCACAAACCCTTCAAAACCAGACTGAAAGAAATAGTAAAATTTTAGCATATACCACTTGCAATAAATTTCTGCTATACTGGAGAAAAGCTCTAGTTCATCTAACGTTTTTATCTGGTGAAACTTCAGTTATCGAAGTGCCAGCCCatgataaaactaatgaatcccTGAAATCATCACATAGCTTACAACCTCCATCTTCTGAAGGAATTTTCACAACTCAACCAACAAAAgccaaaaggaaaaggagaaaagagaaAATGAAGAAACAATTATCAGGTAATACGAGTTCCTCTAGGTGACAATCCTGCCTAATTGATTATTCTCCCCTGGGCCCACCTAATGCCTGCTAGGTGCTTGGTGCTTGTCTCCGCTTGACTAGCACCTAGAGCCTGTGGGAACTTGTCTGTTATCGATCTATATCACAAGTTCAAAACCCGATTCATAACTTATGCAGACTAGAATGTACTACCACACTGGTTTATACAGAACTAGTCAAGCCTTCAAGCTCAACCAGAAAAGAAGAGCTGGGAGATAAATATGGTGTAGCATTTATATGTGAATGACAGCCCCAGATCACCAGTATCGCAAAAATACCTGAGTTGTCTTTAGCAGCGAGTACCCTTGGATTCCAGAATTTATAAGCAGGCTTCCAGATTTTTTCACAATGACTTCTGTGCTGTGCTTCTCGACGCCAACTTTGAACCCTATAAACAGTTAATGTAGCACTATCAGGTAACTCTAAGATTTATAAGCAGGCTTCTTGAAAGTTACTTTAACAGATGTTCGCAAGGACCGAAAAATTCCATTCAGCTATATAGTCAAATAAATTGATTCTTGGAGTAGATGAAACAGAACTGTCTGCATCACGCTTTATCCCCTTGTACAGAATCTAATGGATACAACTTGGGAGGAATCCAGGGATAGGTGGATCCTGGATTCCTGGTATGGACAACAGGCTAATAGTAAAAGGTTAGGTTTACCTAATTTGTAACACATATGGGAACTTAAAATTACTTCAAAAATCAAAATACTCTTATAGTTAGTATTAACAAGCAGCATTTAACAAAGAAAACTGTTTAAAAGAAGGGTTAATTGGATCTATGCCATTGTAACTTTGTTGGCTTTGAACCGCACCATTACTATTCGCAAAACTATGCAACAGCCATTACAATTCATCTGATGTTTGGAATACACCATTATGTACGTCTGACGCCGTGTGGAGCCCAGTTGCAGACGTACGAACGCATCTCCTCCCCTACCGTATTTCCGTATGGACCCTTTTGCCCCCCGGACTCCTCTGCCTCGCACGTCGGTCTGCAATCCTGCTCACCTCGCTGCCATGAAGGACGGCGGCGCCTTCGGGATGCttcgggacggcggcggcggccgctgcttctTGCACAGCGGCAGCGGTGAGAACAGGCGCCGCCGACTTCCTCCTCCGCGCGTTCGCCGCCGAGCTGCCCCCCGGCGCGCCGCTCCGGCGCCAGCTCTCCGCGCCAGCCcctccaccggcggcggcggcccccgcgccgccgtccacggcGCGCCAGAGCCTGGACTCCGTCACCGGCAAAGCCCCGCGCTGGATCGAGTTCTGGACCGACGCCGCGACGGCCGGGGACCGCTTCCTGGAGGTCCCCACGGGTGGCGCCCGGACCCGGAgcagcgccgcggcgccggagtGGCTGCTGGCGAGCCTTGAGAGGGCGGGCTCCGCGCTGGCGCGCGGCGGgtggggcgccggcgtggtggaggaGATGACGGTGGGCGGtcccgacggcggcgaggtgctGGCGCTGGCGCTGATGGTGGACCGGTGCTGCGGGGTGCTGTGGACGGGAGGGTGGCccgcggaggaggtggtggagatGCTGGGTGCGGTGCTGGCGCCGCGGAAGgccaggcgggcggcggcgctgccgccgaACGTTGCCGCGCGGGTGGGGAGGCTCACCGAGGCGGTGTCGCGGGCGGTCGCCGGAGCTCGGAACCGGCGAGCAGGAGGAGAGCGTGGCGGCGAGAAGGGGGTGGGCAGCGGACGAGCAGGAGgatcgcggcggcggaccggcgtGCGAGCAGGAGGATGCTATGGAGGCAAACGAGGAGAGGAGAAGGAAGGGATGACATGTGGGGGCCACATGTCAGTGAGTGGAGAGAGGGGGCAGGGGCGTATGGGCACGCCTGCAAGTGGGCCCAACATGGTGTTAGACGTATATAATGGTGTATTTTCAACGGCAAGTGAATTGTAGTGGCACTGGCATAGTTTCTTGAGAAGTAATGGCGCGCTTCAAAAACGGTAAAGTTATAATGGCACATATCTAACTAACCCTTAAAAGAATGGAGATGGAACAAAACTGCAATTTATGTCTGCGACTACCGCCCATTGTGCATTAGTGGCTCTTTCAGATCTCTGCTACATGAATCTAGAGTGCCATATGATGTGTGCCAGTGTGCTAATTCTGCTCCTTGGAGAATCCAACATATTTGAGTAACTTAGACAGGGCATCACAATCAGAAAACATAGCATCTTCAGTGTAAATTGCCTACTGACCGGTGATCCCACTGTTGCAATTCATCTCACTCGCACATTTGGGGCCAATACTAGGCTGGTCCTCGGAACAGGAGTTATTGCAGACGGAAGTAATCAGTGACTCAGACTCTCAGAGTCAGAGATGCCAAATGACACCTGAAGATTTCGACAAGAGACACGAGGACGGGGA contains:
- the LOC120708771 gene encoding uricase-2-like yields the protein MAGNFELQGRHGKSGVRVSRVWRRPAAAGGHVIVEWSVAVSVVSDCLPSYTSSDNSAIVATDSIKNTVYVKAKECTEVVSMEEFAVILGRHFTSLYPQVSEATVTIVERPWERVVVDGKPHSHGFKVGVEKHSTEVIVKKSGSLLINSGIQGYSLLKTTQSGFEGFVMDRYRLLPDTRERIVATDVTAWWRYPFEHISQLPSKPFCFTQRYQDVKKVLSETFFGPPDVGVYSPSVQNTLYLMAKEVLTRFPDISSIQLRMPNLHFLPVNLGSKENPLMKFADDVYLPTDEPHGTIEATLSRPMSKL